Proteins encoded together in one Kutzneria kofuensis window:
- a CDS encoding DUF6886 family protein, with amino-acid sequence MRPEPGQVMHFSEDPTITVFEPHVAVTAKYREAYVWAVDFERAPDYWFPRQCPRAMAWAQESTTEDDRSRIIGDEDRVHAVEYGWLEAMRTVELYAYRLPAADFEPFGDYCHVSTRTVRPLGPAERVGDLFALHAAADIQLRVLPNLWPFWERVTASSLGFSGIRLANACPRGQADPVFQSETGCIRST; translated from the coding sequence ATGCGACCTGAACCTGGGCAGGTTATGCACTTCTCCGAGGATCCGACCATCACCGTCTTCGAGCCGCACGTCGCCGTGACGGCCAAATACCGCGAGGCCTACGTCTGGGCCGTGGACTTCGAGCGGGCGCCCGACTACTGGTTCCCACGGCAGTGCCCGCGAGCGATGGCGTGGGCGCAGGAGTCCACAACGGAGGACGACCGCTCGCGCATCATCGGCGACGAGGACCGTGTGCACGCCGTCGAGTACGGCTGGCTGGAGGCGATGCGGACCGTCGAGCTGTACGCGTACCGGCTGCCGGCCGCCGACTTCGAGCCGTTCGGCGACTACTGCCACGTGTCGACCCGCACCGTCCGCCCGCTCGGCCCGGCCGAGCGCGTCGGCGACCTGTTCGCGCTGCACGCGGCGGCCGACATCCAGCTCCGGGTGCTGCCGAACCTGTGGCCGTTCTGGGAGCGGGTGACCGCCAGCTCGCTCGGCTTCAGCGGCATCAGGCTGGCCAATGCCTGCCCGCGCGGGCAAGCAGACCCGGTTTTCCAGTCAGAAACCGGATGCATCCGGTCGACATGA
- a CDS encoding GlxA family transcriptional regulator has product MRRVVFLVQPQVYLLDLAGPAEVFHTARDYGLPYELSYVADEPEIVTAELLPVRTSTTWPTLSPNDIVIVPGRQCATLEDISPSERALAMLRSHHRQGGMVVSVCAATEALGRAGLLDGRRCATHHQLQDELAARYPAAEVVRDVLYTVDGNLATSAGIASGIDLCLHLIATWHGPTMAGRIARALVVYARRNGTDEQVSALLRHRSHLSDLVHRLQDVIDERYTEPLRLAELSRKFGCSERTITRRFRDATGLTPLRYQQALRLERAEHLIASGTTVEGAARAVGFSDSRTLRALRAAARTAAGV; this is encoded by the coding sequence ATGCGCCGCGTGGTGTTCCTGGTGCAGCCGCAGGTGTACCTGCTCGACCTCGCGGGACCGGCCGAGGTGTTCCACACCGCGCGCGACTACGGCCTGCCCTACGAACTGTCCTATGTGGCCGACGAGCCCGAGATCGTCACCGCCGAGCTGCTGCCCGTGCGGACCTCGACGACGTGGCCCACGTTGTCCCCCAACGACATCGTCATCGTCCCGGGGCGACAGTGCGCCACTCTCGAGGACATCAGCCCCAGCGAACGCGCCCTGGCGATGCTGCGCTCGCACCACCGCCAGGGCGGCATGGTCGTCAGCGTCTGCGCCGCCACCGAGGCGCTCGGCCGGGCCGGGCTGCTCGACGGACGGCGCTGCGCGACCCACCACCAGCTCCAGGACGAGCTCGCCGCGCGGTACCCGGCGGCGGAGGTCGTGCGGGACGTCCTGTACACAGTGGACGGAAATCTGGCCACGTCCGCCGGGATCGCCAGCGGCATCGACCTGTGCCTGCACCTGATCGCCACCTGGCACGGTCCGACCATGGCCGGCCGGATCGCCCGGGCCCTGGTCGTCTACGCCCGCCGCAACGGCACCGACGAGCAGGTCAGCGCCCTGTTGCGGCACCGCAGCCACCTGTCCGACCTGGTCCACCGGCTGCAGGACGTGATCGACGAGCGGTACACGGAACCGCTGCGGCTGGCCGAGCTCAGCCGCAAGTTCGGCTGCAGCGAGCGCACCATCACCCGGCGGTTCCGCGACGCCACGGGCCTGACGCCGCTGCGCTACCAGCAGGCGTTGCGGCTGGAGCGGGCCGAGCACCTGATCGCCAGCGGGACCACGGTCGAGGGCGCGGCGCGGGCGGTCGGCTTCTCCGACTCCCGGACGCTGCGGGCCCTGCGCGCCGCGGCCAGGACCGCCGCCGGCGTCTGA
- a CDS encoding winged helix-turn-helix transcriptional regulator: MDDSTGYSAENCSIARTLQIVGERWSLLILREAFYGNRRFEQFQRRIGVARNLLATRLATLVEHGILDRQSYQEPGQRSRHEYRLTAKGKELYPILVALLDWGDRHAADPEGPALLLHHRDCGAPVHAELRCDAGHGHLVPRDVTATPGPGARLLPSA, from the coding sequence GTGGACGACAGCACCGGGTACAGCGCCGAGAACTGTTCGATCGCGCGCACGCTGCAGATCGTGGGCGAGCGGTGGTCGCTGCTGATCCTGCGCGAGGCGTTCTACGGCAACCGGCGGTTCGAGCAGTTCCAGCGGCGCATCGGCGTCGCCCGCAACCTGCTCGCCACCCGCCTGGCGACGCTGGTCGAGCACGGCATCCTCGACCGGCAGAGCTACCAGGAGCCCGGCCAGCGGTCCCGTCACGAGTACCGGCTCACCGCCAAGGGCAAGGAGCTGTACCCGATCCTGGTCGCCCTGCTCGACTGGGGCGACCGCCACGCCGCCGATCCCGAGGGCCCCGCCCTGCTGCTGCACCACCGCGACTGCGGCGCTCCCGTGCACGCCGAGCTCCGCTGCGACGCCGGGCACGGCCACCTCGTCCCTCGCGACGTCACCGCCACTCCCGGCCCCGGCGCCCGCCTACTGCCCTCGGCCTAG
- a CDS encoding VC0807 family protein has protein sequence MRKPRAEGGPAARAGDTPQKPRASSGLLSTLLELALSFGLYYLLRAFGIDVFWALTAPAIAVGAVAVLFTVRRGRLDMIGLLVLCELAVTIVLSAVTQSPLVAALREPAYFLIGGVFCLVTLLHRVPFSHAATATLATFGDPKRERAFAHAWAEVPRYRFWQRLITASYGVIMVASALIRAWVLYSATDLAHAIDVSNVISLVAIGVLIATGAVLVQPARKIIEALLGRGQ, from the coding sequence ATGCGGAAACCGCGAGCGGAGGGTGGACCGGCCGCGCGGGCCGGAGACACCCCACAGAAGCCGCGGGCCAGCAGCGGGTTGTTGTCCACGCTGCTGGAACTCGCCCTGTCGTTCGGGCTCTACTACCTGCTGCGCGCGTTCGGCATCGACGTGTTCTGGGCGCTCACCGCCCCGGCCATCGCAGTCGGGGCCGTGGCGGTCCTGTTCACCGTCCGCCGCGGACGGCTCGACATGATCGGGCTGTTGGTGCTGTGCGAGCTGGCGGTGACGATCGTGCTGTCGGCGGTGACGCAGAGCCCGCTGGTCGCCGCGCTGCGAGAGCCGGCGTACTTCCTCATCGGCGGGGTGTTCTGCCTGGTCACACTGCTGCACCGGGTCCCGTTCAGCCACGCCGCGACGGCCACTCTGGCCACCTTCGGCGACCCGAAGCGCGAGCGGGCGTTCGCCCACGCCTGGGCGGAGGTGCCGCGCTACCGGTTCTGGCAGCGGCTGATCACCGCGTCGTACGGCGTGATCATGGTGGCGTCGGCCCTGATTCGGGCATGGGTGCTCTACTCCGCCACCGACCTCGCGCACGCCATCGACGTGTCGAACGTGATCAGCCTGGTGGCGATCGGCGTGCTCATCGCAACCGGCGCCGTGCTGGTCCAGCCGGCACGAAAGATCATCGAGGCGTTGCTAGGCCGAGGGCAGTAG
- a CDS encoding right-handed parallel beta-helix repeat-containing protein, translating to MRFAIVVAAHLVAAATATGVAGYTSDVLHVSPDGRGSLCTAQAPCALTTARDRVRQEQGDVVVELSGGTYRLTSAFTLGPQDSGRPGHSVVYRAAAGQHPVFSGATRVTGFTKVDAAKNIYRAKVPKGSESRDLFVDGTRAQRTRSAVNPPGFSTTATGFTTADGSYADWTNQSQVEVVNDNAWKQMRCPLASITRNASGGSDLMVDPGCWNNNHSNVPNPGFPFNGAGLPTLNGISWIENAYQLLGTPGQFYLDGAAGYLYYVPRPGQNLAKADVELPTTQELVDVSGTPGHLAPLNDSDWRATYTGSWGYQNGRPLGDLGGDVHYTSTDGDSFSYTFTGTGIQVLSETNSDEGTIDVYVDGAKTQTVTAATSERLAQQAIVSVTGLAKGQHTLKLVKTGGQYMLVDGVTVIPDVVNPVHDITFSGITFAYTTWNAPTAEGYVDNQAGVLWDPTTRSPIRIPAAVQVHRGQRITFSDDTIRNLGTSGIDLADQTQDSTVYRSTVTDTSGIGVAVGEVDDYYQTQTALMTSGNTVSDNTIQFVGQEFADAVGVLVGHSRNTTLSHNDIGYTPYSGVSIGWGWGWASSCDLQAKQGLPQPCAHGSTYTGGNHVVGNHVHSVMGELNDGGPIYTLGGQASQSEFTGNVLGECINGCNAIYHDEGSSLWYTHDNVVKSIGGSLWLNLWTPTIHDDTIQNDFTDTDHYNNNGTDITFQPSTVVPDGNWPPAAQAIIDAAGPDTPKPALVDDDDLRIAYHGSWSSSGSRNYGDLDNGVHYSQQDGASATITFQGTGISFLTETNSDEGKIGVTLDGTAEPAVDANTAQRGAQQKVFTVKGLPSGSHTLTVSKIDGTYFLVDGFELIG from the coding sequence ATGCGGTTCGCCATCGTTGTCGCCGCACACCTGGTAGCAGCCGCTACCGCCACGGGTGTGGCCGGTTATACCTCGGATGTTCTGCACGTTTCGCCCGATGGGCGGGGCAGCCTGTGCACCGCCCAGGCGCCCTGCGCTCTGACCACCGCACGGGACCGGGTCCGTCAGGAGCAAGGAGATGTCGTCGTCGAACTGAGCGGCGGCACCTACCGGCTCACCAGCGCCTTCACCTTGGGCCCGCAGGATTCTGGCCGACCCGGGCACAGCGTCGTCTACCGGGCGGCCGCCGGCCAGCACCCGGTGTTCAGCGGCGCGACCAGGGTCACCGGCTTCACCAAGGTCGACGCCGCGAAGAACATCTACCGCGCCAAGGTGCCCAAGGGCAGCGAGAGCCGGGACCTGTTCGTCGACGGCACGAGGGCGCAGCGGACCCGCAGCGCCGTCAACCCGCCGGGTTTCTCCACCACCGCAACGGGTTTCACCACTGCTGACGGCTCGTACGCCGACTGGACGAACCAGAGCCAGGTCGAGGTCGTCAACGACAACGCCTGGAAGCAGATGCGCTGCCCGTTGGCGTCGATCACCCGCAACGCGAGCGGCGGCTCCGACCTCATGGTCGACCCGGGCTGCTGGAACAACAACCACAGCAACGTCCCCAACCCCGGCTTCCCGTTCAACGGCGCCGGCCTGCCCACGCTGAACGGCATCAGCTGGATCGAGAACGCGTACCAGCTGCTCGGCACGCCCGGCCAGTTCTACCTCGACGGCGCCGCCGGCTACCTCTACTACGTGCCGCGCCCGGGCCAGAACCTGGCCAAGGCGGACGTCGAACTCCCGACCACGCAGGAGTTGGTGGACGTCAGCGGCACGCCCGGCCACCTCGCGCCGCTCAACGACAGCGACTGGCGGGCCACGTACACCGGCAGTTGGGGTTACCAGAACGGCCGGCCGCTGGGCGATCTCGGCGGCGACGTGCACTACACCAGCACCGACGGGGACTCCTTCAGCTACACCTTCACCGGCACCGGCATCCAGGTGCTGTCGGAGACCAACTCCGACGAGGGCACGATCGACGTCTACGTGGACGGCGCCAAGACGCAGACGGTCACCGCTGCCACGTCGGAACGCCTTGCCCAGCAGGCGATCGTGAGCGTCACCGGCCTGGCCAAGGGGCAGCACACGCTCAAGCTGGTCAAGACCGGCGGCCAGTACATGCTCGTCGACGGCGTCACGGTGATTCCCGACGTCGTGAATCCCGTGCACGACATCACCTTCTCCGGCATCACGTTCGCCTACACGACCTGGAACGCACCCACCGCCGAGGGGTACGTCGACAACCAGGCGGGCGTGCTGTGGGATCCGACCACGCGCTCGCCGATCCGCATTCCCGCCGCCGTGCAGGTGCACCGCGGGCAGCGGATCACCTTCTCCGACGACACGATCCGCAATCTGGGCACCAGCGGCATCGATCTCGCCGACCAGACCCAGGATTCCACGGTCTACCGTTCCACCGTCACGGACACGTCCGGCATCGGCGTCGCCGTGGGCGAGGTCGACGACTACTACCAGACCCAGACCGCGCTGATGACCAGCGGAAACACCGTCTCCGACAATACGATCCAGTTCGTCGGGCAGGAGTTCGCCGACGCCGTCGGCGTTCTTGTCGGGCACAGCCGCAACACCACCCTGTCGCACAACGACATCGGCTACACGCCGTACTCCGGCGTTTCCATCGGCTGGGGTTGGGGCTGGGCGTCGAGCTGCGATCTGCAGGCCAAGCAGGGCCTTCCGCAGCCGTGTGCGCATGGCAGCACCTACACCGGCGGCAATCACGTCGTCGGCAATCACGTGCACAGCGTGATGGGTGAGCTCAATGACGGCGGCCCCATCTACACGCTCGGCGGCCAGGCGTCGCAGTCCGAGTTCACCGGCAACGTGCTCGGCGAATGCATCAACGGCTGCAACGCCATTTACCACGACGAGGGAAGTTCCCTCTGGTACACCCACGACAACGTGGTGAAGTCGATCGGCGGCTCCCTGTGGCTGAATCTGTGGACGCCGACCATTCACGACGACACCATTCAGAACGACTTCACCGACACCGACCACTACAACAACAACGGCACCGACATCACGTTCCAGCCGTCCACCGTGGTGCCCGACGGCAACTGGCCGCCGGCGGCGCAGGCGATCATCGACGCCGCCGGCCCGGACACCCCCAAGCCCGCTCTGGTCGACGACGATGACCTGCGCATCGCCTACCACGGCAGCTGGTCGTCGAGCGGCTCGCGGAACTACGGCGATCTGGACAACGGCGTCCACTACAGCCAGCAGGACGGCGCGTCGGCGACGATCACCTTCCAGGGCACCGGGATCAGCTTCCTCACCGAGACCAACTCGGACGAGGGCAAGATCGGCGTGACGCTGGACGGCACGGCCGAGCCGGCGGTCGACGCCAACACGGCCCAGCGGGGCGCGCAGCAGAAGGTGTTCACGGTCAAGGGATTGCCGTCCGGCTCGCACACCCTGACGGTGAGCAAGATCGACGGAACCTATTTCCTGGTTGACGGATTCGAGTTGATCGGCTGA
- a CDS encoding SGNH/GDSL hydrolase family protein has product MTRRPLLAAIAVAATLATCATPASAATDAAHRLATWGPSMTIGGPNFANQTIRMVVHSSIAGTSPRITLSNLRGTTPLAVGAVDVAVQSGVATAVAGSHHTVTFSRSRTLTIAAGAEAVSDPIPMSVGAGQNLLVSVFLPKATSSATWHSDAFDTTFLSLPGDHSRDDGDGNYIAARTSWFYLSDVDLVPSVARSTVVAFGDSITDGYNTPTGAYQRWPDDLARRLAAAGTPRGVVDAGLGGNRVLTDVPNIWQGISALKRFGHDALGQAGVSTVILLEGINDLHAGVNTAGGPLTAADLIGGYQQLIAQAHRAGVRIIGGTIMPDNEPTDREAMRQAVNDWVRTGGAFDGVVDFDRAMADPANPHSLNPAYDSGDHLHPNATGMQAMANAVDLSLIR; this is encoded by the coding sequence GTGACGAGAAGACCCCTGCTCGCGGCCATCGCGGTCGCGGCGACGCTGGCGACCTGCGCGACCCCGGCCTCCGCCGCCACGGATGCCGCCCACCGACTGGCCACCTGGGGCCCGAGCATGACCATCGGTGGCCCCAACTTCGCCAACCAGACGATCCGGATGGTGGTGCACAGCAGCATCGCCGGCACCTCGCCCCGGATCACCCTGTCCAACCTCCGCGGCACCACGCCGCTGGCGGTCGGCGCCGTCGACGTCGCCGTGCAGAGCGGCGTGGCGACCGCGGTGGCCGGCAGCCACCACACCGTCACCTTCTCGCGGTCGCGGACGCTGACCATCGCCGCCGGCGCGGAGGCGGTCAGCGACCCGATCCCGATGTCCGTCGGCGCCGGCCAGAACCTGCTGGTCAGCGTGTTCCTGCCGAAGGCGACCAGCTCCGCCACCTGGCACTCGGACGCCTTCGACACGACCTTCCTGTCCCTGCCCGGCGACCACAGCCGGGACGACGGCGACGGGAACTACATCGCGGCAAGGACTTCCTGGTTCTATCTGTCCGATGTGGACCTCGTGCCGTCGGTCGCGCGCAGTACCGTGGTGGCGTTCGGGGACTCCATCACCGACGGCTACAACACCCCCACCGGCGCCTACCAGCGCTGGCCCGACGACCTCGCCCGCCGCCTGGCCGCCGCCGGCACGCCGCGGGGCGTCGTGGACGCCGGTCTCGGCGGCAACCGCGTGCTCACCGACGTGCCGAACATCTGGCAGGGCATCAGCGCCCTCAAGCGCTTCGGCCACGACGCCCTCGGCCAGGCCGGCGTCTCGACCGTGATCCTGTTGGAGGGCATCAACGACCTGCACGCCGGCGTGAACACCGCCGGCGGCCCGCTCACCGCCGCGGACCTGATCGGCGGTTACCAGCAGCTCATCGCCCAAGCGCACCGGGCGGGCGTGCGGATCATCGGCGGCACGATCATGCCCGACAACGAGCCGACCGACCGCGAGGCCATGCGCCAGGCCGTCAACGACTGGGTGCGGACCGGCGGAGCCTTCGACGGCGTCGTCGACTTCGACCGGGCCATGGCCGATCCGGCCAACCCGCACAGCCTGAATCCCGCCTACGACTCCGGCGACCACCTGCACCCGAACGCCACCGGCATGCAGGCCATGGCCAACGCGGTGGACCTGAGCCTGATCCGCTGA